A part of Curtobacterium sp. MCLR17_036 genomic DNA contains:
- the rpmH gene encoding 50S ribosomal protein L34, which yields MSKRTFQPNNRRRAKKHGFRLRMRTRAGRAILSARRAKGRTELSA from the coding sequence ATGAGCAAGCGCACCTTCCAGCCGAACAACCGCCGCCGCGCCAAGAAGCACGGCTTCCGCCTCCGCATGCGGACGCGTGCCGGCCGCGCCATCCTGTCGGCGCGTCGCGCCAAGGGCCGCACCGAGCTCTCGGCCTGA
- the rnpA gene encoding ribonuclease P protein component — protein sequence MLASANRVVRGDDYRNVVRRGRKSATAHVVVSVVRQPGDRPGPTRFGFIVAKTVGNAVTRNLVRRRLKAIAHDLLVEHPEGYDVVVRALPAASQAGWPTLLEDVTRSFARGVEKAA from the coding sequence GTGTTGGCCAGCGCCAACCGCGTCGTGCGCGGGGACGACTACCGGAACGTCGTGCGTCGTGGTCGCAAGAGCGCCACGGCGCACGTCGTCGTATCCGTCGTCCGTCAGCCCGGGGATCGGCCCGGACCGACGCGGTTCGGGTTCATCGTCGCGAAGACCGTGGGCAACGCCGTGACCCGGAACCTGGTCAGGCGACGGCTCAAGGCCATCGCGCACGACCTGCTCGTCGAGCACCCCGAAGGGTACGACGTGGTGGTCCGCGCACTGCCAGCCGCATCGCAGGCCGGATGGCCTACCCTGCTCGAAGACGTCACGCGCTCCTTCGCGCGCGGGGTGGAGAAGGCAGCATGA